A section of the Glandiceps talaboti chromosome 8, keGlaTala1.1, whole genome shotgun sequence genome encodes:
- the LOC144439050 gene encoding uncharacterized protein LOC144439050, with protein MTTVTTPESTTSPESATTTRLENTTITKSESTTINRKSTPANIPVSQSSKSSEISTNSRGVKLPTESFEASDGVPSKKEDTFHTKGIQISQVSTFRPPLTTTLQYKTSLHKQTNFKPSEGVDTEVPSVPLSTKGFDVVTTEKDKVVESVSKTSTDYEAKTPKGTSGKLWKVVKSTLSPATKAVHAGRQTADGALSGLAFLILVVVITFILLVAAIIIVYFTYQEWKNRH; from the exons ATGACAACCGTCACTActcctgaaagtacaaccagTCCCGAAAGTGCAACTACCACCAGGCTTGAAAATACAACCATTACCAAATCTGAAAGTACAACCATCAATCGCAAGAGTACTCCTGCCAATATCCCTGTGTCACAAAGTTCCAAAAGCTCTGAAATATCTACAAATAGTCGAGGAGTTAAGTTACCGACGGAGTCTTTTGAAGCAAGTGATGGTGTGCCATCGAAGAAAGAGGACACATTTCACACTAAAG GTATTCAGATAAGCCAAGTAAGTACGTTTCGTCCACCTTTAACCACCACTCTTCAGTACAAAACTTCACTCCACAAACAGACCAATTTCAAGCCATCCGAAGGTGTAGATACAGAAGTACCAAGCGTTCCACTTTCTACCAAAG GCTTTGATGTAGTTACAACAGAAAAAGATAAAGTCGTAGAAAGCGTATCAAAAACTTCGACAGATTACGAAGCAAAGACTCCGAAAGGGACTTCTGGTAAATTATGGAAGGTGGTGAAATCAACCTTATCCCCTGCTACAAAAG CTGTACATGCCGGACGGCAGACCGCTGATGGCGCTCTGAGTGGATTAGCATTCCTTATACTGGTAGTAGTCATCACGTTTATATTACTAGTTGCAGCTATTATCATTGTGTACTTCACTTATCAAGAATGGAAAAATAGGCATTAA